In Luteitalea sp., a genomic segment contains:
- a CDS encoding alpha/beta fold hydrolase: MKSRQRIRYLRTADGVQLAWADAGTGPVLLKAANWLTHLEYDWDSPVWRHWIQFLSAHFRLVRYDERGCGMTDWDVGDLSFDRWVADLEAVADTTGTRQFVLLGISQGAATCVAYAAKHPERVSRLVLYGGYARGAAVRGAAGEAREFAAIVELARLGWGRDHPAFRHLFTSRFIPDATEQQIEWFSELCRKTTSPEIAGELLERRSRIDVTALLEHVKAPTLVLHARNDVVVPLAEGRLIGARIPLAQFVELDSKNHILLEHESAWERFCAAVSEFTGISVDADAEDPAFAPLSQRERTILSLITEGLSNASIAERLSLSEKTVRNHISNVFDKLGVWSRAQAIVFARDRHFRRDQR, from the coding sequence TTGAAGAGTCGCCAGCGAATCCGTTACCTGCGCACCGCCGATGGCGTCCAGCTCGCCTGGGCCGACGCCGGGACTGGTCCTGTCCTGCTGAAGGCAGCCAACTGGCTCACACACCTCGAGTACGACTGGGACAGCCCCGTCTGGCGGCACTGGATTCAGTTCCTGTCAGCACACTTCCGATTGGTGCGCTACGACGAGCGCGGATGCGGGATGACCGACTGGGACGTTGGCGATCTCTCGTTCGATCGATGGGTTGCGGATTTGGAGGCGGTTGCCGACACGACCGGCACGCGGCAGTTCGTACTACTGGGCATCTCGCAGGGCGCCGCCACGTGTGTGGCGTACGCCGCAAAGCACCCCGAACGGGTCTCGCGGCTCGTGCTCTATGGCGGCTACGCTCGGGGCGCGGCCGTTCGCGGTGCAGCGGGCGAGGCACGGGAATTCGCGGCGATTGTTGAATTGGCCAGACTCGGATGGGGGCGGGATCATCCAGCGTTCAGGCATCTGTTCACGTCGCGATTCATACCGGACGCGACTGAGCAACAGATCGAGTGGTTCAGCGAGCTGTGCCGCAAGACGACGTCACCAGAGATCGCCGGCGAGCTCCTCGAAAGACGCAGCCGCATTGACGTCACGGCCCTTTTGGAGCACGTGAAGGCGCCAACTCTTGTGCTGCACGCCCGCAATGACGTCGTGGTGCCGCTTGCTGAGGGTCGATTGATCGGCGCGAGGATTCCATTGGCACAGTTCGTGGAGCTCGACTCGAAGAATCACATCCTGCTCGAGCACGAGAGCGCCTGGGAGCGCTTCTGCGCAGCGGTGAGTGAGTTCACCGGGATTTCCGTCGACGCCGACGCCGAGGATCCGGCGTTCGCGCCCCTGTCGCAACGTGAACGGACGATCCTCAGCCTGATCACGGAGGGGCTCAGCAACGCATCTATCGCCGAGCGTCTTTCGCTCAGCGAGAAAACCGTGCGTAACCACA